The genomic window AACAAACCGCACGTCAACGTAGGCACCATCGGTCACGTTGACCACGGCAAAACCACCCTGACCGCAGCTCTGACTCGCGTCTGCTCCGAGGTTTTCGGTTCGGCTCGCGTCGACTTCGACAAGATCGACTCCGCTCCGGAAGAGAAGGCTCGTGGTAT from Pseudomonas alcaligenes includes these protein-coding regions:
- a CDS encoding GTP-binding protein, which produces MAKEKFERNKPHVNVGTIGHVDHGKTTLTAALTRVCSEVFGSARVDFDKIDSAPEEKARG